The genome window ACTGCAgattcattcaccgttggatcggaCTGATTTTTGGACAGTAGGTTCTACGCGCATGATACTTCAAATTGTCCGGTTGGATTTATTTTGTCTCTATTGTACCAATTAgggatttattttgatttgagtGTTTGTAGCACGTTTTAGTGCACTTGTTTGAGATTCTTTTGTATCTTTGATTATAATGGAGTTATTTCTTTAGTCTAGACGACCCGTGATTTTTACCCTTGCATTAAGAGGAGATTTTTCACGTTAAACAAATTGTGTTtctgttttctttaatttctatcTTGTACCGTATACTTTATTGGTACTCCTCACACGTTCTTGCAAGTTTTGAGGAATTTACTTTTGTTGCCTATTACTCTGTTATAGAGGTTGTTATCGTGTTGGTCTATTTTCCCCATCATCTACTACATTTCCATTATGTAAAAATTTGTCCCCTAAGCACTTGAGAAGCAGAGCATGAAAATCACATCTCATCTGTTTCTGTTgttagtttttaaaacacatactttggaaacaattttcaaaaattgattttagagtGAAAAGGGAATTGATCGCTAAGTAGTGTGGAATTGTTTTGAAGTGAAAAGGGAATCAAACCCCGAATGACCCTAACACTTGCCTGTTGCTTCAAGAAGCTCATTTTATTGCTGGCATACCGAGGCGACAGAACACACATAACAGAAGAATGCTTAAAAAACTTCCTGGTTTCCTCATCATGAGTCCCCATCACACCAGCCTGCACCAAAAAGATCATCAATCAATCAGCAACAAATCAAAGATAACAAACTATAGATGACAAAAACAAACAATGCAAGAAGCCAACTAGAGCAAAACCCTCACCGTCTTGAGGAAAACCTTATCATGCGAAGTTTTATCATCCCAAACCAGCAACAACACTCTCACCCCTTCCTCAGACTTATACTTAAGCAACTCACCAAGCGTCAAATCGCCACCGCGCGGCAACGGCCTAGTAGGCTCTCTAACGAGCCTCACCTTATGATAAATCGACCAACCCACCAAATACACCATGTGATGAGCCTCAGATATAGCATAACAAATATCCTCCCAACACTTCTCGTGTCTATAAACATTTCCATTCTCCAACTTAATCTCCGGTAACTTCCCTTCACCAGATTCGGTACAATGCGCGTCCTGGTACAACCTCACCGAACTCCCCTTCCTCACCGGAAAATACGTGTGCCTCACGCCGTTGTGTTCGGGATCCGCCGCAATGCCTCGCTGGTACAGTAAATTCTCCCACACCGGAGTGAATTTCATCTCCACGTGCAGCGCCGTGTCCGGCTTCGGCGGCTTCCCGGACGGCAACAGAATCGGAAACCACTCGGAAATCTTCGCTCCGGTGGCAATCCGCCGCGCCGGAACCTTGACCGTTCCCATGGTCTGCGCGCCGAAAACGTCGTCGTCCTTGACGCGAAACTCCAAATCCACCACGGGATGCGCGAGCGGGATGTTGAACTGTTCCTCCCACACAGGGTTCGGCGAGTTCTTCAGCACGCGCGTGCGTGCCACCGTGGCTTGCGGCACCGAAACGGTGACGTACGGATCGCTCGTGATGATCCTCGGATGGTGGTGCTTCCGCTGGCCGGCTCCGCCGCCGCCGGCGGGAGCCTCGGAGTGGAATTTGATAGTGTCGCAGGCTGTGACGCAGCGGCGGAGACGCTCGGAGAAGATGTCCATGTTGGGCAAGTGGCGCGCCTCGATGATTTTCAAATCGAGGTCGCCGTGGAGATAGGTAACGCCATTGTCGTCGCCGCCGCCAGTGTCCGCCATGGGAGTGAGTGATCCCGTGCGCCGAGAgtattgttttgaatttgcgccCGGGAGCGAAACGGGGGCTTTTAGTGTAGAAGAGAAGGTTTGGTATAGCGTGAAACGAAGGAAGTGAAGTCACGTGGAAGTGGTCGTTTTGAATTAGGGTACGGTTTTTGTTAGCTTCTCGCTTTGGAttcgtgttgtgttgtgttgcgTCGAGGAGGGAACAGATTGTGTTTCTGTGCTGGCGGGTTCACAGGATTCCATGTCATTTTCGccacattttttttgtaacagTAACGGActctgtaacaaaaaaaaaaatagaataattagTCAAATTTGTGAAAGTGTAACACTGATATAGATTGAttcatgtaaaataaaataaaaaattaaatttagtttttaatgtataaaaaatacgataaatctataaaattaaatttgtattttttatttgttaatgatGAATGACGACACGCCTAGACGGAACGGAAGCGCTAACGCCACGTGATGATGGCAGTTAAATTATTGGTTTGTTGGTTGTACGTTTTTCCTCGCAGTtgttattgtaattaattaatgtaataaattattgattCTTGATCAGATCTTTGCACTTGCATGATGTTTTGTTGAAGAATCGTGACATCATGAAAAGATTGAAAGTATATCAAATCGTTCTCATCCTCGTTGTTTGTGGGCTTGGATTTAGGTAGTGGTGGCGTGTCAGTGGGCCTTAACGACGACATTCAACTACTAAGTGGGCCCTACCTTGGGCTTGGATTCCATTTTCGAGCAAATCATGTCCCTCGTGGAAATGTTTCGTCCGTTTGTCTTTTTTGAAAGTTTTTGCATTTTTGGATGGGATTAAAGAGTAAAAAAGttgttcttttttctctttttgggaTGGGATCAGACTGTTAGAGTAAAGAAATTATGCTTTTCTTTTACCGGAtgggattaaagaaaaaaaatattattttctttaagtgTTTTCTTCATGAACTTTAACAAACAAGACCACGTGTTCAcccccccaaaaaaatatagaattaacAAACAAGACCACGTTTTGTATAATTTTCCCCGTAAAAGAATGTGATCCGATTGCAAATGGGTGCTCCTTTTCATGGCATACTCCATAcagataaaaaatcataaatttgattcatcaaatgaattcatAGAATTTGTGAAACATTCAAAGTGGGTCCGTCACTAAATACAAATCTACGCTGGTGAATACAACcaatgaaattataaattttgacttAGTTTGGTTTCTATAATCTacaaccttttatttttttatacgtaACATGTATACGctactgtcatttttttttctttgggtgTGTATGGAAAAATAAGGAAGCCAAACAGAGTATTTGATAATGACTAAATTTTTAGTATTTGGTAATTTAAAATCATGGTTATACTTAATTATaaaggaaaccaaaaggaagggAAAGTATGTTTAATAACTTGGGAAATAATTTAATGGAATCTCGGTGAGTTGGAATTGAGACATAGCATCACTTTGATTTGATGTCTAAGCATATCCTCAAGGAACTAGGAAGCATTCATCATGCGATGATGCAAAGATACCAAAACCAGATTCCGCATCCCTACGGCCTTAAGCTtccctttgtttttttaatatcacaacaataaaaaaaataaaaaaatttgccaGGTCAAAGTGTATCACGGCTTTTTTATCAGAAGGGAgccatttttttcaaaactaccAAATAAGATtagattttgaataaaataatcatttaggGATAAGTCATAAATGAATCACGAAAAAAGTTGTAAATTATGCTattatcatttgattttttaaaaaaaaattcatagaaattataaatcattacttttaaaataattattatataaaagtcAACGAAACTGTATTACGGATTTTCTCATTTACTTTTTCAATTATATACTCCATGACTCCCaaaatctattttattctctatcgtGCAAGACTGCATCTACTATAATCACACTATAGCATACCAAACCTTTTGGACTCAAATCAGGGTGTTTTTTGGTTGGGTCTTTATTTGGTGGCCGGTTATAGGTTTAGTTACTCATAGTGAGGGATTGTTTAGGCTTTAAGTGCTCTTATTTTTGGGACCAGAATATGCTGGGAGGGATCACATGTATAACTTTCTTTATCTGCTTGTAACTCTCAAACTCTTGTAcccatattttaatatatatttttctttggctgataaaaaaaaaaagctcatgGGAAAACATAGGGGTTTGATTTTCCAAAATACaaggatgaaaaaaatttaaatgtgagtAAGCCTAATATTGAGAATTAGTCACATCCGAAGCAAAATTTGAAGAAATCTCATGAGAATATCAAATAGTCAAATATCATAATTAggatagttataaaaaaaaatggtttcaaATTGCTAAGCGCATCATGTGATGCCGTGATGGGCTGCAATATTGTAGTTGCTACATTCATTGTCTGCAATCACATAACAAGTACAATGCAACAGGTGAAATAATTGCATCCAACGAGAATTAACAACAAATTCCTTATACAAAtttgttcttcattctttttGTGCCTTTACTTAATTTAAAGGGAATTTTGAGAAGTCAAGGGAGTTTGACAATCTTGGAAAGTTGGTAGCGAAGGAAATGTGAAATTTAAGAAGGGAAGCAAGAGCCAAGAGCTATGGGATTTTTTTGGGGGGGAGGGTGAATTAAGAAGTATTAGATGTTGAACCTGAATGTTGATCATAATTAATGCAGACATGAAATAAGTTCACACTTCACATCATAATAGCTATAATCCCCCTTAATTACAGTTGTCGCAACCCCACCCTATCGCAAATTAACATCATTACCAAGTCATTTCAGTATATTGTGTATAGTGTATACTGTCTAATCTATACTAATagaccaaaagaaaataaactgaAACGCTGGATGATGTGTACGCAATAGCAGATTGTATAATTATTACTAAATCAAAACTTATTATAATTCATGCAAATTACTATGAATGGTTTTTTCAATCCAACTATAAATGAAAGTTACATTCACCTTTCCTGCAAGCAAGTAGGAGAATTGTTGAGCACTTTAATATTATGGCCCACCTTGTTTTTGCACTGAACTTGTGTCTTGTGTCGTGGGAAAGGTGGGGGATTTTCTTCctgcatcaataattttttcttctacaGCCAGGAGTGATaatgaaaaaccaaaaacaataGTCTATACAGCCAAGAGGTCTCCAACTTATAATTTGTGTTATAACATTTTAACTAACTAAGTTAATAggtaattatgttataaaataatgatttaattacaaattttgatccttatagttttattatttgtatcttttagtctttataattttaaaatgatttttttaattcctatagtttacatttaaattcttttttagttcttatagtttaaaagtgattattttagttcctataatttacatttaaattctcttttagtccttaagttattttttaatccttataatttgcattttaattcctatttagtctctatagtttgaaaataatctttttagtttctatactttatattttaattctcttttagtctctatcatcaaaatatgaataatattatcaattataattaattataaaaacattaataagTAATTCTTAACTAATTTATcgtaagataatttgtaataaaaaaatatttaataatttataattaatttgtaattaattattttttttatttttttgtagtaaGTACTAAAAGATaatcaaaatacaaattataggaactaaaaatatcacttttaaactataagaattaaaagagaattaaaatacaaactatatggactaaaaagaccaattttaaactataaggattaaaagagaattaaaatataaactataggaactaaaaaaatcacttttaaaccataaatattaaaagatgtacgaatcatgaaactataaagaacaaatgaataatttaacctaaaataattaatatcgttatatataacactaaaatttctaatatatatttaatatacatataaaattatataataaattttgtaacaattagttttaatttaataatttattttttaacataaataaacttttattaaatctataatttttatttaaaatttatatatgttaaaaaatacattaaagcTGCGTTGTTGATTTACTTGGCCGCGTGGGATGAAGGTGAAAGCAAAAGCCAGGAACTTGGCAGATTTGGTGCCGAGAGGCTTTTTGAACTTGAACCACATAATGAGAGAAGTTGAAAGAGAGTAAGGATGCTAATGACAGAAAAAAAGAGCTGGATTGAAGTGCAAAATCAGATACAACATTTTCTGTCTCATGATCCggcaaaactaaaaaaaacttcgtacttcgtaccccattgcccgaaAACTCTTCGCTATGCAAAGGTATCCGGCAAAACTGAGACCTGAAAATATTTAGATTATATTGAATACTTTAGATGCACATATGAGGGATAAGTGTAACACATCTAACATGAAATCAGCTTTTGACATTTTATGATTGGAGGTACGTACCCACAACCTGCTCACACCTTCGTAGCTTTAGAATTATATTGAAATATTCCCAATGCATTGTTTGATAATTTCCTACTTTAAATATTATGAAATGTTACGGTGGAATGGTGGATGAACATGCACGAGGGTTCATTTCCAACTCAAGTTGAGTTACGAGTCGAACAAATTCTTATCCAGTAGGTTCAACTCGACTCAATTCatctatatttatttgaaatcaGAATAAACAATCAATTTAGTGTATGAAGTATTACTCTCACTCTTAAATAGtctttaaattaatgaaattatataagTAGTTATTAATGTATTAGAAATCGTACTATGTAGTCTCTCAAGTCTTAAGTAttgaaaaacttttcaaattagatTAGTAAAATCTATCAACTAGGTACTAATTAAATGGATGAATATTCAATATTTTAGGGACtacttatattatttcattagtTTAAGGATTATTTAGGAGGAAAGGTGTTGGATATTCAATATTTTAGGGActacttatttaattttattagtttaagGATTATTTAGGGGAAAAAAGTGATACTTCAAGAACTAAATTGATGGTTTTCTCTtcgaaattatatttttatcatttctttATATGATACTTAAGGAGTATTAGTcatatatcttttaataaaaaaattacattttttatttgttggaattagttaaaaactataaaatgaagAAGGATGGCTAGTAGGAATATGCTGCTACGGTTTCTGCATATCAGGAAGTATTTATAGGCTGTTACTGTTTTTTGAGGCTTATTGACATGTTTCAGTTTTGTATTCTTGGAATTCTATAGTTCCGGCACAACTTGTGCTTGGAATTgtgattatcaataaaatttctttgccattgaaaaaaaagtttaaaaaatataaaatcataagtggcaatatgcaaaataaaaaatgaaatttataattttttatgatttttaatatatttaattaataataaaaatgtgtttaaagaatttatgtaattaaaaataagataaaataataatataattcataATCTATAATCTAAAATGAGAATTTATGTAATAAAGGTGACACTTTAACTTGGTCTTCATATTTATTTAGACTCTTTTGCCTCCCAACTCATTCTATAaactatttcatttttcatattcaACTTTCAACACCTCATACCGGTTACTTCTATTTAAccttcattctctctctcttcccattttattttatttaaaaaatatatatagaaaggCACTGAATGTTGCCCCCTTCGTTtgttaatagaaataaaattaatttaaaaattaaaataatgtatgATTAATACTACAAAATTTCAACCGAATGTAGTATAATTTAGACTAAACAatacatttgattttttatcttattttttatatttaatttgttccactatttaaaaaaataatttaatcattcatattttaaattcaaataaatttggtatttttatcGATTTAGAATTAACATTGCTAATAATTTTAACACAATGacacagttaaaaaaaatacttacaggCTTATAAGTGTTTCTGCACATGCAtgtaattaacataatttggGTCAAATTACACATTTGGTCTTCTATAAGAAATTGATTGCTCCAATCATGATCGCTGGTGGTTATTAGCAGCCACATCTTGGCATGAAATGCAGGGATCCATAGGATGTTTGTTGCATCATCCAAAATTAGCATTCAAGAGGTTGTTTTACAATCT of Glycine soja cultivar W05 chromosome 1, ASM419377v2, whole genome shotgun sequence contains these proteins:
- the LOC114419438 gene encoding phospholipase D delta-like isoform X2, whose translation is MADTGGGDDNGVTYLHGDLDLKIIEARHLPNMDIFSERLRRCVTACDTIKFHSEAPAGGGGAGQRKHHHPRIITSDPYVTVSVPQATVARTRVLKNSPNPVWEEQFNIPLAHPVVDLEFRVKDDDVFGAQTMGTVKVPARRIATGAKISEWFPILLPSGKPPKPDTALHVEMKFTPVWENLLYQRGIAADPEHNGVRHTYFPVRKGSSVRLYQDAHCTESGEGKLPEIKLENGNVYRHEKCWEDICYAISEAHHMVYLVGWSIYHKVRLVREPTRPLPRGGDLTLGELLKYKSEEGVRVLLLVWDDKTSHDKVFLKTAGVMGTHDEETRKFFKHSSVMCVLSPRYASNKMSFLKQQVVGTVFTHHQKCVIVDTQAAGNNRKITAFIGGLDLCDGRYDTPEHRLFRNLDDVFDGDFHNPTFSAGTRVPRQPWHDLHCRIDGPAAYDVLINFEQRWRKATKWKEFAILFKKSSQWHDDALIRIERISWILSPSGAATLKDKSDDYTVPEDDPLVWVSSEDDPENWHVQIFRSIDSGSLKGFPKRVDVALSQNLICAKNLVIDKSIQTAYIQAIRSAQHFIYIENQYFIGSSYAWPAYKDAGADNLIPMELALKIASKIRAKERFAVYIVLPMWPEGDPKTGAMQEILFWQGQTMQMMYDAVARELKSMQLTDVHPQDYLNFYCLGNREHFNEDSSSTNGAQG